A genomic stretch from Methylorubrum extorquens includes:
- a CDS encoding protein of unknown function (Evidence 5 : Unknown function), with amino-acid sequence MYRLTDIAISNWYLIRREQIRIRGAAALVGPTGAGKSTIFDAVGTVLAGNNASRLALNASASGRSARTVRDYCLGWISDPAEGGRPTREACETLIALVFENPSSGRIVTVGLALAARSEEPKEETLSRFIAVGHRFEIADYVRETSEGSFVAPWAEIAADLRRRADTFEEFRTSGERFTAAVLATLREGAAVPDPRQFLRTFSNAVAFKPIFDTSAFVRSFVLEAEPLDVARIRQSIETWRRLLETIEELEKRLAHLSRICARYEGWARASLTAALDEMRAAGADLRRRILDHAEARRLLAETSERLRIARESVATSQGFVREIDTEIAARKALIVGSVAEARLAASHAGLAVVARDRRDLTNRLAGIVGLVQDAGRLSAIAGPLRRIDLQAARIVEACARSGLRREAPPEDILRVDGPLKGLLEGLAQMPDVSGILEEEAEDLALKARERENEVRGLDGQVNAGRSSAARLSSDTEAFREELGRLGIEAAPICELAEIVDPKWGPALEGLLGRAREALVVEPDRLDRAFALLESRKNQFFRCLLVKTTDTARRAARRFDDGPMGLIETDSDHAEAFLAARLGGYDLAPDDAALRNMSRAVAPSGRSTSGMAYSVVRPVPLMMTRGQRGPTAETRRRLEEAREEARTLRAEATVMREAARIAALLRSRLAEAPIDLEALRAEADAIEGRRRSLSTEQETVARADAGVIEAELKELQKERSAYLTELVQVLEPKRDAALAEEAGLKARVAQGREAARTAFLAYRTALKRWTSGDTVRIRLTGTVPADVPDTVAGIAAARADRAALDTKALASLASQARASAREAADSVRNQGRAAERDLAEYCAAWRVENPLGSGEQPASFGYAWATRERDEVAGHELRRYRDQSLRAEAEMRRLMTEDLLTRLADKFERMRARLDALNERLASQTFTGQTYAFEAEVDRRYAAVHALATEVARSPDAAQAVLPSPDNGAEGGPNNSPLAAALAEITALIEGEENAARLADYRNYFVYEIGMRDRAGNRTTLSSRALRGSGGEAQAPFYVAIAASMASAYYPGDRPGDETPGLGLCLLDEAFSKLDVRNSQSLVDLFRAWGLQLLIAAPEDKRTTLTEVMDTVVTVYKSPDLGSVRIEAEHPLETAKRALAEINPDRRGIDAFRLPSAAE; translated from the coding sequence GTGTACCGCCTCACCGATATTGCGATCTCGAATTGGTACCTCATCCGGCGCGAGCAGATCCGGATTCGGGGCGCGGCGGCGCTTGTCGGTCCCACGGGGGCGGGCAAGTCGACGATCTTCGACGCGGTCGGCACGGTGCTGGCCGGCAACAATGCGAGCCGGCTCGCGCTCAACGCCTCCGCCTCGGGCCGCAGCGCACGCACAGTGCGCGACTACTGCCTCGGCTGGATCAGCGACCCGGCCGAGGGCGGGCGCCCGACGCGCGAGGCCTGCGAAACCCTTATTGCGCTCGTGTTCGAGAACCCTTCGAGCGGCCGCATCGTCACGGTCGGGCTGGCGCTCGCCGCCCGCTCCGAGGAGCCGAAGGAAGAGACGCTTTCGCGCTTCATCGCCGTCGGCCACCGTTTCGAGATCGCCGATTACGTGCGCGAGACGAGCGAGGGCAGCTTCGTCGCGCCCTGGGCCGAGATCGCCGCCGACCTCCGCCGCCGGGCCGATACGTTCGAGGAGTTCCGCACCTCCGGCGAGCGCTTCACCGCCGCCGTGCTGGCGACCCTGCGCGAGGGGGCGGCCGTGCCCGATCCGCGCCAGTTCCTGCGCACCTTCTCCAATGCGGTGGCGTTCAAGCCGATCTTCGACACCAGCGCCTTCGTGCGCAGCTTCGTGCTGGAGGCCGAGCCGCTCGATGTCGCCCGCATCCGCCAGTCGATCGAGACGTGGCGGCGCCTGCTGGAGACCATCGAGGAACTGGAGAAGCGCCTCGCCCACCTCTCACGCATCTGCGCGCGCTACGAGGGCTGGGCCCGGGCAAGCCTTACCGCCGCCCTCGACGAGATGCGCGCCGCCGGTGCGGATCTGCGCCGCCGCATTCTCGACCATGCGGAGGCCCGCCGCCTGCTCGCCGAGACGTCGGAGCGCCTGCGCATCGCCCGCGAAAGCGTGGCGACGAGCCAGGGCTTCGTGCGCGAGATCGACACCGAGATCGCCGCCCGAAAGGCGTTGATCGTCGGCAGCGTGGCGGAGGCGCGGCTTGCGGCCTCCCATGCCGGTCTCGCCGTGGTCGCCCGCGACCGGCGCGACCTGACCAACCGCCTCGCCGGGATCGTCGGCCTCGTGCAGGATGCCGGCCGCCTCAGCGCCATTGCCGGTCCCTTGCGCCGGATCGATCTTCAGGCGGCGCGCATCGTCGAGGCCTGCGCCCGCTCAGGCCTCCGCCGCGAGGCGCCGCCGGAGGACATTCTCCGGGTCGATGGGCCGCTGAAAGGTCTGCTCGAAGGGCTGGCGCAGATGCCGGACGTGTCCGGCATCCTGGAAGAGGAAGCGGAAGACCTCGCCCTCAAGGCCCGCGAGCGCGAGAACGAGGTTCGCGGCCTCGATGGGCAGGTGAATGCCGGCCGTTCCTCCGCTGCACGCCTGTCCTCCGACACGGAGGCGTTCCGCGAGGAGTTGGGCCGGCTCGGCATTGAGGCGGCGCCGATCTGCGAACTCGCCGAGATCGTCGATCCGAAATGGGGCCCGGCGCTCGAAGGCCTGCTCGGCCGCGCCCGCGAGGCGCTAGTGGTCGAGCCCGACCGGCTGGACCGCGCCTTCGCCCTGCTCGAGTCCCGAAAGAATCAGTTCTTCCGCTGTCTCCTGGTGAAGACCACCGATACGGCGCGGCGCGCCGCGCGGCGCTTCGATGACGGGCCGATGGGCCTGATCGAGACCGACAGCGACCACGCCGAGGCCTTCCTCGCCGCGCGGCTCGGCGGCTACGATCTCGCGCCCGATGATGCCGCGCTCCGGAACATGAGCCGCGCCGTGGCGCCGAGCGGGCGCTCGACTTCGGGCATGGCCTATTCGGTCGTGCGCCCCGTGCCGCTGATGATGACCCGCGGCCAGCGCGGGCCCACCGCCGAGACCCGCCGCCGTCTCGAGGAGGCGCGCGAGGAGGCGCGGACCCTGCGGGCCGAGGCCACGGTGATGCGCGAGGCCGCCCGCATCGCCGCGCTGCTGCGGAGCCGGCTGGCGGAAGCACCGATCGATCTCGAAGCCCTGCGCGCCGAGGCCGACGCCATCGAGGGCCGCCGCCGCAGCCTTTCCACCGAGCAGGAGACCGTCGCCCGCGCCGATGCCGGCGTGATCGAGGCGGAGCTGAAGGAGCTTCAGAAGGAGCGCTCCGCCTATCTCACCGAACTCGTTCAGGTGCTGGAGCCCAAGCGCGACGCCGCGCTCGCCGAGGAGGCGGGGCTGAAGGCCCGTGTCGCGCAGGGGAGGGAGGCGGCACGCACCGCGTTCCTAGCCTACCGCACGGCGCTCAAGCGCTGGACCTCCGGCGACACCGTCCGCATCCGTCTCACCGGCACCGTTCCCGCCGACGTGCCGGACACGGTGGCCGGGATCGCCGCGGCACGGGCGGACCGCGCCGCGCTCGATACCAAGGCGCTGGCGTCGCTGGCCTCGCAGGCCCGCGCTTCCGCCCGCGAGGCCGCCGACAGCGTGCGCAACCAGGGTCGAGCCGCCGAGCGGGATCTTGCCGAGTATTGCGCCGCGTGGCGCGTCGAGAACCCGCTCGGTTCGGGCGAGCAGCCGGCCTCGTTCGGCTATGCCTGGGCGACCCGCGAGCGCGACGAGGTGGCGGGGCACGAACTGCGCCGCTACCGCGACCAGTCGCTCCGGGCGGAGGCCGAGATGCGCCGCCTCATGACCGAGGATCTGCTGACCCGGCTCGCCGACAAGTTCGAGCGGATGCGTGCCCGGCTCGACGCCCTCAACGAGCGGCTGGCGTCGCAGACCTTCACCGGCCAAACCTACGCCTTCGAGGCGGAGGTGGACCGCCGCTACGCCGCCGTCCACGCGCTCGCCACGGAAGTCGCGCGCTCGCCCGATGCGGCGCAGGCGGTGCTGCCGAGCCCCGACAATGGCGCTGAGGGCGGACCGAATAACAGCCCGCTCGCCGCCGCACTTGCCGAGATTACGGCGCTGATCGAGGGCGAGGAGAACGCGGCGCGGCTGGCCGATTACCGCAACTACTTCGTCTACGAGATCGGCATGCGCGACCGGGCGGGCAACCGCACCACCCTGTCGAGCCGGGCGCTACGCGGTTCGGGCGGCGAGGCGCAGGCGCCGTTCTACGTCGCGATCGCAGCCTCCATGGCCTCGGCCTATTATCCCGGCGACCGCCCCGGCGACGAGACACCGGGCCTCGGCCTCTGCCTTCTCGATGAAGCCTTCTCGAAACTCGACGTGCGCAACAGCCAGTCGCTGGTCGATCTCTTCCGCGCCTGGGGCCTGCAACTCCTCATCGCCGCGCCCGAGGACAAGCGCACGACGCTGACCGAAGTGATGGATACGGTCGTCACCGTCTACAAAAGCCCGGATCTCGGCTCGGTGCGAATCGAGGCCGAGCATCCGCTGGAAACCGCCAAGCGGGCGTTGGCTGAAATCAACCCGGATCGGCGCGGAATCGACGCGTTCCGCCTGCCCAGCGCCGCCGAATAA
- a CDS encoding protein of unknown function (Evidence 5 : Unknown function), whose protein sequence is MRETLILTQPQYDPCHTVNCALRPSRTPIAEMSARRPRLTYGVLFIVASIVLWGTASWVAGSIIWV, encoded by the coding sequence ATGCGAGAAACACTGATTTTGACGCAACCCCAATACGATCCGTGCCATACGGTGAATTGCGCTCTCCGACCGTCCAGAACTCCGATCGCTGAAATGTCCGCCCGCCGTCCACGCCTGACTTACGGTGTTCTGTTTATTGTCGCCTCGATTGTTCTATGGGGCACGGCATCATGGGTTGCAGGCAGTATCATCTGGGTCTGA
- the rplD gene encoding 50S ribosomal protein L4 (Evidence 2b : Function from indirect experimental evidences (e.g. phenotypes); Product type s : structure), whose translation MKLDITTLDGGSAGSVELNEAIYGLEPRADILQRMVRYQLAKRRAGTHAVKNRSDVDRTSKKLYKQKGTGNARHGAASAPQFRGGGRAFGPVVRDHSHDLPKKVRALALKHALSAKAKASTLIVVDDIKVDNHKTKAMIERFEKLGLSSALIIGGSEVDENFGRAARAIPKIDVLPVQGINVYDILRRDTLVLTRAAVDALEERFK comes from the coding sequence ATGAAACTCGATATCACCACGCTCGACGGCGGCTCCGCCGGCTCGGTCGAGCTCAACGAGGCGATCTACGGCCTCGAGCCGCGCGCCGACATCCTGCAGCGGATGGTGCGCTACCAGCTTGCCAAGCGGCGCGCCGGCACGCACGCCGTCAAGAACCGCTCGGACGTCGATCGCACGTCGAAGAAGCTGTACAAGCAGAAGGGCACTGGCAACGCCCGTCACGGCGCTGCCTCCGCTCCGCAGTTCCGCGGCGGTGGCCGGGCCTTCGGTCCGGTGGTGCGCGACCACAGCCACGACCTTCCCAAGAAGGTCCGCGCGCTGGCGCTCAAGCACGCCCTCTCGGCCAAGGCCAAGGCGTCGACCCTGATCGTCGTCGACGACATCAAGGTCGACAACCACAAGACCAAGGCCATGATCGAGCGCTTCGAGAAGCTCGGTCTGTCGAGCGCGCTGATCATCGGCGGCTCTGAAGTGGACGAGAACTTCGGCCGCGCCGCCCGCGCCATTCCGAAGATCGATGTGCTGCCCGTCCAGGGCATCAACGTCTACGACATCCTGCGCCGCGACACGCTCGTGCTGACGCGCGCCGCCGTCGATGCGCTGGAGGAGCGTTTCAAATGA
- the fusA gene encoding elongation factor G (Evidence 2a : Function from experimental evidences in other organisms; PubMedId : 1398129, 6322136, 6989816, 7011903; Product type f : factor), whose amino-acid sequence MPRTHAIEDYRNFGIMAHIDAGKTTTTERILYYTGKSHKIGEVHEGAATMDWMEQEQERGITITSAATTCFWRDKRLNIIDTPGHVDFTIEVERSLRVLDGAVCVLDGNQGVEPQTETVWRQADKYDVPRVVFVNKMDKIGADFFKCVADIIGRVAGKPVCLQLPIGAESSFKGVIDLIKMKAIVWSGEALGANFSEEEIPADLADQAIEYRTKMIEACVELDDDAMTAYLDGVEPDEETLRKLVRKAVQLRAFHPVLCGSAFKNKGVQPLLDAVVDYLPSPADRGEIKGLDFKTEEEVVRHPTDSDPFSMLAFKIMDDPHVGTITFCRVYSGKVESGANVINSSRDKKERVGRMLLMHANNREDVKEAFAGDIVALAGLKDTRTGDTLCDPKDAVILEKMEFPEPVIEIAVEPKSKADQEKLGIALSKLAAEDPSFRVSTDQESGQTILRGMGELHLDIKVDILRRTYKVDANIGQPQVAYREKLTRRQEIDYTHKKQTGGTGQFARVKFVVEPNEPGAGFAFESKIVGGAVPKEYIPGVEKGLNSVLGAGVLAGFPVVDVKVELIDGAYHDVDSSALAFEIASRAAFREALQKGGSVLLEPVMKVEVVSPEEYTGSVIGDLNSRRGQIQGQDMRGNANVINAMVPLANMFGYVNQLRSFSQGRANFTMQFDHYEEVPRGEADKVIAKYA is encoded by the coding sequence ATGCCCCGCACGCATGCGATCGAGGACTACCGTAACTTCGGCATCATGGCTCACATCGATGCCGGCAAGACCACGACGACCGAGCGGATCCTCTACTACACCGGCAAGTCCCATAAGATCGGCGAAGTCCATGAGGGCGCGGCGACGATGGACTGGATGGAGCAGGAGCAGGAGCGTGGCATCACGATCACCTCGGCTGCGACCACCTGCTTCTGGCGCGACAAGCGCCTGAACATCATCGACACCCCCGGTCACGTCGACTTCACCATCGAGGTGGAGCGCTCGCTCCGCGTGCTCGACGGCGCCGTCTGCGTGCTCGACGGCAACCAGGGCGTCGAGCCCCAGACCGAGACCGTGTGGCGTCAGGCCGACAAGTACGACGTGCCGCGCGTCGTGTTCGTCAACAAGATGGACAAGATCGGCGCCGACTTCTTCAAGTGCGTCGCCGACATCATCGGCCGCGTCGCCGGTAAGCCCGTCTGCCTGCAGCTGCCGATCGGTGCCGAGTCCAGCTTCAAGGGCGTGATCGACCTCATCAAGATGAAGGCGATCGTTTGGTCGGGTGAGGCGCTCGGCGCCAACTTCTCCGAGGAGGAGATCCCGGCCGATCTCGCCGATCAGGCGATCGAGTACCGCACCAAGATGATCGAGGCCTGCGTCGAGCTCGACGACGACGCGATGACCGCCTACCTCGACGGCGTGGAGCCGGACGAGGAGACCCTGCGCAAGCTCGTGCGCAAGGCGGTGCAGCTTCGTGCCTTCCATCCGGTGCTCTGCGGCTCGGCCTTCAAGAACAAGGGCGTGCAGCCGCTCCTCGACGCCGTCGTCGATTACCTGCCGTCTCCCGCCGACCGCGGCGAGATCAAGGGCCTCGACTTCAAGACCGAGGAAGAGGTGGTTCGCCACCCGACCGACAGCGATCCCTTCTCCATGCTCGCCTTCAAGATCATGGACGATCCCCACGTCGGAACGATCACCTTCTGCCGCGTCTATTCCGGCAAGGTCGAGTCGGGCGCCAACGTCATCAACTCGTCGCGCGACAAGAAAGAGCGCGTCGGCCGCATGTTGCTGATGCACGCCAACAACCGTGAGGACGTGAAGGAAGCCTTCGCCGGCGACATCGTCGCCCTGGCCGGTCTCAAGGACACCCGCACCGGCGATACGCTGTGCGATCCGAAGGACGCGGTGATCCTCGAGAAGATGGAGTTCCCCGAACCCGTCATCGAGATCGCCGTCGAGCCCAAGTCGAAGGCCGATCAGGAGAAGCTCGGCATCGCGCTCTCGAAGCTCGCCGCCGAGGATCCGTCCTTCCGGGTCTCGACCGACCAGGAATCCGGCCAGACCATCCTTCGCGGGATGGGCGAGCTCCACCTCGACATCAAGGTCGATATCCTGCGCCGTACCTATAAGGTCGACGCGAATATCGGTCAGCCGCAGGTGGCGTACCGCGAGAAGCTGACCCGCCGTCAGGAGATCGACTACACCCACAAGAAGCAGACCGGTGGTACCGGTCAGTTCGCCCGGGTGAAGTTCGTGGTCGAGCCGAACGAGCCGGGCGCCGGCTTCGCCTTCGAGTCGAAGATCGTCGGCGGTGCGGTGCCGAAGGAGTACATCCCCGGCGTCGAGAAGGGCCTCAACTCGGTCCTCGGCGCGGGCGTGCTCGCCGGCTTCCCCGTGGTCGACGTCAAGGTCGAGCTGATCGACGGCGCCTACCACGACGTCGACTCCTCGGCGCTGGCCTTCGAAATCGCCTCCCGCGCCGCCTTCCGCGAGGCGCTGCAGAAGGGCGGATCGGTTCTGCTCGAGCCGGTGATGAAGGTCGAAGTGGTTTCGCCGGAAGAGTATACCGGCTCGGTCATCGGCGACCTCAACTCCCGCCGCGGCCAGATCCAAGGCCAGGACATGCGCGGCAACGCCAACGTCATCAACGCGATGGTGCCGCTGGCCAACATGTTCGGCTACGTGAACCAGTTGCGCTCCTTCTCCCAGGGACGCGCCAACTTCACGATGCAGTTCGACCATTACGAGGAAGTGCCGCGCGGCGAGGCCGACAAGGTCATTGCCAAGTACGCCTGA
- the rpsJ gene encoding 30S ribosomal protein S10 (Evidence 2a : Function from experimental evidences in other organisms; PubMedId : 10094780, 12244297, 12809609, 3892488, 7007073, 7037196, 9298646; Product type s : structure), protein MNGQNIRIRLKAFDHRILDASTKEIVSTARRTGAQIRGPIPLPTHIEKFTVNRSPHIDKKSREQFEMRTHKRVLDIVDPTPQTVDALMKLDLAAGVDVEIKL, encoded by the coding sequence ATGAACGGTCAGAACATCCGCATTCGCCTTAAGGCGTTCGATCACCGCATCCTCGATGCGTCCACCAAGGAAATCGTCTCGACCGCGCGCCGGACCGGCGCGCAGATCCGGGGCCCGATCCCGCTGCCGACCCATATCGAGAAGTTCACGGTGAACCGTTCGCCGCACATCGATAAGAAGTCGCGCGAGCAGTTCGAGATGCGCACGCACAAGCGGGTGCTCGATATCGTCGACCCGACGCCGCAGACCGTGGACGCGCTGATGAAGCTCGACCTCGCCGCTGGCGTGGACGTGGAGATCAAGCTCTAA
- a CDS encoding conserved protein of unknown function (Evidence 4 : Unknown function but conserved in other organisms), with protein sequence MILCLTIVKGLDRPLALFVLPRVRPGPGRSARGFDRFQTVAALRGRMKRAQDADDQPTDRPAAQGAEGAQQGAGAQRLPAEARRLHARLHHDPEEAELGAS encoded by the coding sequence GTGATCCTCTGCCTCACCATCGTCAAAGGCCTTGATCGGCCTCTGGCGCTATTCGTTTTGCCGCGGGTTCGCCCGGGGCCCGGCCGCTCCGCAAGGGGCTTCGACAGGTTTCAGACGGTGGCCGCCCTGCGCGGCCGGATGAAGAGGGCACAGGATGCCGACGATCAACCAACTGATCGCCCAGCCGCGCAAGGCGCAGAAGGCGCGCAACAAGGTGCCGGCGCTCAACGCCTGCCCGCAGAAGCGCGGCGTCTGCACGCGCGTCTACACCACGACCCCGAAGAAGCCGAACTCGGCGCTTCGTAA
- the rpsL gene encoding 30S ribosomal protein S12 (Evidence 2a : Function from experimental evidences in other organisms; Product type s : structure) encodes MPTINQLIAQPRKAQKARNKVPALNACPQKRGVCTRVYTTTPKKPNSALRKVAKVRLTNGFEVIGYIPGEGHNLQEHSVVMIRGGRVKDLPGVRYHILRGVLDTQGVKNRKQRRSKYGAKRPK; translated from the coding sequence ATGCCGACGATCAACCAACTGATCGCCCAGCCGCGCAAGGCGCAGAAGGCGCGCAACAAGGTGCCGGCGCTCAACGCCTGCCCGCAGAAGCGCGGCGTCTGCACGCGCGTCTACACCACGACCCCGAAGAAGCCGAACTCGGCGCTTCGTAAGGTCGCCAAGGTGCGCCTGACCAACGGCTTCGAGGTGATCGGTTACATCCCCGGTGAGGGGCATAACCTTCAGGAGCACTCCGTGGTCATGATCCGCGGCGGCCGCGTGAAGGACCTTCCGGGTGTGCGCTACCACATCCTGCGCGGCGTGCTCGACACGCAGGGCGTCAAGAACCGCAAGCAGCGCCGTTCGAAGTACGGTGCAAAGCGTCCGAAGTAA
- a CDS encoding protein of unknown function (Evidence 5 : Unknown function): protein MNDAFLPADLTNTSGFDAGIGLTTVAEAPGLDPKATLDPPEWRASTRGGRARQCPERIKFDERTSDLRSGR from the coding sequence GTGAACGACGCGTTCTTACCCGCTGATCTGACGAATACGTCAGGTTTTGATGCCGGTATCGGTCTGACGACGGTCGCCGAAGCCCCTGGCCTCGACCCGAAAGCGACTCTCGATCCACCGGAGTGGCGCGCTTCTACGCGGGGTGGCCGGGCCCGTCAATGCCCGGAGAGGATAAAGTTCGATGAACGGACGTCCGATCTGCGTTCCGGACGGTGA
- a CDS encoding protein of unknown function; putative exported protein (Evidence 5 : Unknown function), with protein sequence MLAIPLLVIAGILIGMFYHWGMLAVASFFVIIARIIYHFYSGQLVLADLLMIAASLCALQGGYVVGGYIACRKDV encoded by the coding sequence GTGCTAGCGATCCCGCTTCTCGTTATTGCCGGTATACTGATCGGCATGTTTTATCACTGGGGGATGCTTGCCGTCGCGAGTTTCTTTGTCATCATCGCGCGGATCATTTATCACTTTTACAGTGGCCAGTTGGTGCTGGCCGACCTGTTGATGATCGCCGCCTCCCTCTGCGCGTTGCAGGGTGGCTATGTTGTGGGAGGCTACATCGCTTGCAGGAAAGACGTCTAA
- a CDS encoding protein of unknown function (Evidence 5 : Unknown function): MCQSTQGALKGSNRTGFMNLPLQEICDSCFVRRGPTLSRVALVSDRRGPVKSRVGDCCIEAVGRSERSCIDGWASSDCADRAASAARRDPALACARRSVHCAVSRSTSG, from the coding sequence ATGTGTCAGAGTACGCAGGGGGCTTTGAAAGGCAGTAATCGAACAGGTTTTATGAACCTGCCGTTGCAAGAGATCTGCGATAGTTGTTTCGTGCGTCGGGGCCCGACGCTCAGCCGAGTGGCTCTGGTCTCGGATCGACGCGGCCCCGTCAAATCACGGGTCGGTGATTGCTGTATCGAAGCCGTCGGCCGCTCGGAGCGGTCGTGCATCGACGGTTGGGCATCCTCAGATTGTGCCGATCGGGCGGCGTCCGCGGCCCGCCGCGATCCCGCCCTTGCGTGTGCGAGGCGTAGCGTCCATTGCGCTGTCTCTCGTTCAACCTCGGGATAA
- a CDS encoding protein of unknown function; putative exported protein (Evidence 5 : Unknown function) — translation MSAIAPKTSLSPAAAASATPWSRPASASPARRTYARHGFACDETATHIGFGRPVEGETWMLPLGETGQALGQAPEQAT, via the coding sequence TTGTCCGCGATTGCGCCGAAGACGAGCCTATCGCCCGCCGCCGCGGCATCGGCGACACCCTGGTCGAGGCCAGCATCGGCTTCGCCCGCGAGACGAACTTATGCCCGCCACGGCTTCGCCTGCGACGAGACAGCGACCCATATCGGCTTCGGTAGGCCGGTCGAGGGTGAAACCTGGATGCTGCCCTTAGGCGAGACGGGGCAGGCACTGGGGCAAGCACCGGAGCAGGCCACGTGA
- the rpsG gene encoding 30S ribosomal protein S7 (Evidence 2a : Function from experimental evidences in other organisms; PubMedId : 10094780, 10606263, 10772857, 11160889, 1168; Product type s : structure): MSRRHSAEKREIIPDAKYGDVVLTKFMNSIMYEGKKSTAERIVYGAFDIVENRARANPIEVFRAALDNVAPAIEVRSRRVGGATYQVPVEVRTERRQALAIRWLIQAARGRNDRTMIERLSAELLDAANNRGNAVKKREDTHRMAEANRAFSHYRW; this comes from the coding sequence ATGTCCCGTCGTCACTCTGCCGAGAAGCGCGAGATCATCCCGGACGCCAAGTACGGCGACGTCGTCCTGACCAAGTTCATGAATTCCATCATGTACGAGGGCAAGAAGTCGACCGCCGAGCGGATCGTCTACGGCGCGTTCGACATCGTCGAGAACCGCGCCCGCGCCAACCCGATCGAGGTGTTCCGCGCCGCGCTCGACAACGTCGCCCCGGCCATCGAGGTCCGCTCCCGCCGCGTCGGTGGCGCGACCTACCAGGTTCCCGTCGAAGTCCGCACCGAGCGCCGTCAGGCTCTCGCGATCCGCTGGCTGATCCAGGCCGCCCGCGGCCGCAACGACCGGACCATGATCGAGCGTCTCTCCGCCGAGCTGCTCGACGCCGCCAACAACCGCGGCAACGCGGTCAAGAAGCGTGAAGACACCCACCGGATGGCCGAGGCCAACCGCGCCTTCTCGCACTACCGCTGGTAA
- the rplC gene encoding 50S ribosomal protein L3 (Evidence 2a : Function from experimental evidences in other organisms; Product type s : structure), producing MRSGVIARKVGMTRVFTDAGEHVPVTVLQIDQCQVVAHRTTEKDGYVALQVGVGKAKVKNVSQAERGRFAVAKVEPKKKLAEFRVSEDALIPVGAEITADHFIPGQFVDVTGTSTGKGFAGGMKRWNFGGLRATHGVSISHRSIGSTGGRQDPGKTFKNKKMPGHLGVERVTTQNLKVVRTDPERGLILVEGAVPGVAGGWIQVRDSVKRKLPADVPLPGKFRENGSAGASQVEAAPEAPASEENA from the coding sequence ATGCGCTCAGGCGTCATCGCACGGAAGGTCGGCATGACCCGCGTCTTTACAGACGCTGGCGAGCATGTGCCCGTCACTGTGCTCCAGATTGATCAGTGCCAAGTTGTGGCACACCGCACGACCGAGAAGGATGGCTACGTCGCTCTCCAGGTCGGCGTCGGCAAGGCCAAGGTAAAGAACGTGTCGCAGGCCGAGCGCGGCCGCTTCGCGGTCGCCAAGGTCGAGCCCAAGAAGAAGCTCGCCGAGTTCCGCGTGTCCGAGGACGCGCTGATCCCGGTCGGTGCCGAAATCACGGCCGACCACTTCATCCCGGGCCAGTTCGTCGATGTGACGGGCACCAGCACGGGTAAGGGGTTTGCCGGCGGTATGAAGCGCTGGAACTTCGGCGGTCTGCGCGCCACCCACGGCGTGTCGATCTCCCACCGTTCGATCGGTTCGACCGGTGGCCGTCAGGATCCGGGCAAGACCTTCAAGAACAAGAAGATGCCGGGTCACCTGGGCGTCGAGCGTGTGACCACGCAGAACCTCAAGGTCGTCCGCACCGATCCGGAGCGCGGCCTCATCCTCGTCGAAGGCGCTGTCCCCGGCGTCGCCGGCGGCTGGATCCAGGTTCGCGACTCGGTCAAGCGCAAGCTGCCGGCCGATGTGCCGCTGCCGGGCAAGTTCCGTGAGAACGGCTCTGCCGGCGCGTCCCAGGTCGAGGCGGCCCCCGAGGCTCCGGCGTCCGAGGAGAACGCGTGA